From a region of the Kwoniella mangroviensis CBS 8507 chromosome 1 map unlocalized Ctg01, whole genome shotgun sequence genome:
- a CDS encoding mitochondrial 54S ribosomal protein mL61, protein MTSAASSSLRRLPLREAVNTLRTSTDNLVLSNDVRSVTLRFVAKNSEAGPRQFIRTHLPRLSYSNPNLSINVHRIPDPRAKHKNPNSPDKGAVWENGIMPKPEMKIDFDGTPSQTLPLSHLDGDKILAQLISVAGEERLKSLEGPSSLPNQGNI, encoded by the exons ATGACAtcagcagcttcatcatccttgagAAGATTACCACTCAGAGAAGCCGTCAATACCCTACGGACCAGTACGGATAACTTGGTACTTTCCAATGATGTCAGGAGTGTCACTTTGAGGTTTGTAGCTAAGAATTCAGAGGCTGGACctag ACAATTCATACGAACCCATCTCCCACGATTATCATACTCCAACCCCAATCTAAGCATAAACGTCCATCGTATACCTGATCCACGAGCGAAGCATAAAAACCCAAATTCACCTGATAAAGGTGCAGTGTGGGAGAATGGGATCATGCCTAAACcagagatgaagattgatTTTG ACGGCACGCCATCCCAGACACTTCCATTATCCCATTTGGACGGAGATAAGATCCTTGCCCAGTTGATCTCTGTagcaggtgaagaaaggCTGAAATCGCTAGAGGGTCCAAGTAGTCTACCTAATCAGGGGAATATATAG